The proteins below come from a single Zea mays cultivar B73 chromosome 8, Zm-B73-REFERENCE-NAM-5.0, whole genome shotgun sequence genomic window:
- the LOC103626012 gene encoding NADH--cytochrome b5 reductase 1 — MAKTYPGRFKIYYVLNQPPENWNGGVGFVSKEMIQSHCPAPAEDIQILRCGPPPMNKAMAAHLDELNYTKEMQFQF, encoded by the exons ATGGCCAAAACCTATCCTGGCCGCTTTAAGATCTACTATGTGTTGAATCAG CCTCCTGAGAACTGGAACGGTGGTGTTGGGTTTGTGTCTAAGGAAATGATCCAATCTCATTGTCCAGCGCCTGCTGAGGACATTCAG ATCCTGAGATGTGGTCCTCCTCCGATGAACAAGGCCATGGCTGCACACCTTGACGAGCTCAACTACACAAAGGAGATGCAGTTCCAGTTCTAA
- the LOC109941689 gene encoding 50S ribosomal protein L29, chloroplastic has protein sequence MASSYCSARTTALALGEVVELAAGQDREKGRRTFFRNATWKQPGRRAWPWTLCAARSGTRVRARADASPSPAPPAAATPHAGGATATRFAGLAGASLPAERRAAAMVAMAKREQDLEEIRAMTTEQMEEEVVDLKGELFLLRLKRSARQEFKNNEFSRMHKRIAPMLTVKREREIEQGINKRLSRKLDRKWKQSIVVRPPPSLRGNKEE, from the exons ATGGCGAGTTCTTATTGCTCCGCTCGTACCACAGCACTTGCACTTGGGGAGGTGGTGGAGCTCGCGGCCGGACAGGACAGGGAAAAGGGCCGACGGACTTTTTTCCGCAACGCGACGTGGAAACAGCCAGGACGCCGTGCGTGGCCTTGGACGCTTTGCGCGGCGCGGTCTGGCACGCGGGTGCGCGCCCGTGCGGACGCGTCCCCCTCCCCGGCTCCCCCTGCGGCCGCCACGCCCCACGCAG GTGGCGCGACGGCGACGCGGTTCGCTGGACTGGCGGGGGCCTCTCTGCCAGCGGAGCGTCGCGCGGCGGCGATGGTCGCAATGGCGAAGAGGGAGCAGGATCTGGAGGAGATCCGGGCCATGACGACGGAACagatggaagaggaggtggtagaCCTCAAGGGGGAGCTTTTCCTGCTCCGCCTTAAGCGCTCGGCGCGCCAGGAGTTCAAGAACAACGAGTTCAGTCGCATGCACAAGAGG ATTGCTCCTATGTTGACCGTGAAAAGAGAGCGGGAAATTGAACAAGGGATCAATAAAAGATTGTCTAGGAAGCTTGATAGGAAATGGAAGCAGAGCATTGTGGTCAGACCACCACCATCTCTAAGGGGGAACAAAGAGGAGTAG